The Ichthyobacterium seriolicida sequence CATTTCTGCCAGATTTCATCTTAGACTGATTGTATCTCTTTAACAACCTAGATAGAGAATCTACTGCTGAATCTATAGCTTCTTCAAATGATCTACAACTTTTCTTAACTACGAAATTATTCTTTGGAACGTATACTTTCATCTCTACAATCTTATTTCCCTTATCCTTACTGTTTCCTAATTTTAGGTAAACATCCGTTGATACTATTTTATCATAAAATAATTCCAACTTCTTAACCTTCTTATTCAAAAAGGTAATTAATTTTTCTTCTGAATTAAAATTTACTGATTGCACTTGTATCTTCATTATTTATCTATTTTTTTTAGCCCTAGGATGAGCTGAGTTATAAGAATGTTTTATTTTTTTAATACTCTGATGAATATAATGTTGTGTGGAAGCCAAACTAGAATGCCCCAATAATTCTTTTATCTCATTTATATCTGCTCCATTATCTAATAGATGAGTAGCAAAAGTATGCCTCAACATATGCGGGCTTCTCTTCTCTTTGGAAGAGACTTGACTTAGATATAAATTGACTTTTTTATACACAAAGGTACTATAGACTTTCTTTTTGGAATCTGTTATAAAAAACATTTCACTTTTTGAATCGTTTAAAAACCCTTCTCTTAGAGAAATGTACTTTGAAATTACTCGTTTAAAATTTTCACATATCGGGATGATACGTTCTTTATTTCCCTTACCTAAAACTTTTATCTGACTGAGCATCAAATCTATATCTTTTATCTTCAATTCAATTAATTCACTTAACCGGATGCCTGTGAAATACAATAACTCTAAGATAAGACTATCTCTAACACCTTGAAAATCATCTGTGAATATTTCTCTCCCCCACAGAGAATCCATCTCAGAAATAGAAAAGGAAGGATAGATTTTTTTATTCGCTTTTAGTGGTGTAATCTGCTTTAGAGGATTATCATTTATATAGTCTTCTTTTAGTAAATATCTGTAAAAACTCCTCAAGCTAATCAACTTTCTATTTATGGATCTATTGGATAATCCAGATTCGAACATAAAGGCAATCCAAGCACGAAAAACATCTCTGTCTACTTTCAAAAAATCCATATGGTCACTTTCACCTACTACGAAAATGACAAAGTCATCTATATCTCTAGAATAAGCACTTATAGTATGAGACGAGTATTTTTTATCTACAGAGAGATACCTCAAAAATTCTTCCTTATGCACTTGGTCGGTATAAAATCACTTATTACTATTGGCCAATATAATCAATATCAGAATATATATGCCCTTTTTTATTTTGAAACAAAATTATTCATTCCATATTTTCCAAGATTCCTCAGCCTGCAAACATAACATTCTAAATCCATTACTACAAGTAGATTGGCTTTTCATACCTCTTTGTAAGAATAGAGTTTTATCTGGATTATAAATTAAATCAAATAGAAAATGATCTTTTGTCAAATAGTGATACGGAATATCAGGAGCTACATCTATAATGGGATAAGTGCCCAATGGAGTTGTGTTTACTATCAATTTACACTCTCTCATGATATTTTCATCTATATCGGAATATGAGATCTGTCCTTTATCTATTGGATTACGAGATGCCATAACAAAATCTATACCTATCTTCTTCAACACAAAAACCACAGCTTTGGATGCTCCTCCAGTGCCCAAAATCAATGCTCTATTGTGAAATTTCTTTAATAAGGGTATAAGTGATTGTTCAAAACCAATAATATCTGTGTTATAACCAACAGTTCTATTTTTATCAAAAACCTTTATCGTATTAACGGCTCTAACCTCTCGAGCACTGAGGTCTAGATCCTCTAATAGAGTAATTATTTTTTCCTTGTAAGGTATAGTTACATTTAAACCTTTAATATTTGGAAATTCTATAAAGATATTTTTAAACCCATCTATTTCAGATATGTCTATATTGTGATACACCGCATCAGAAATATTTTCTCTTTTAAATTTTTCAGTAAAATACCCCTTTGAAAATGAATGAGATATGTCTTTACCAATTAGCCCGTATTCCCTTCTCATATTTTTTTTAAGGTTTATTTTGAATTACTAAACCAACTATTATTTTGAAGGTTTGAAATTCTGTTTTTTTGCGTATCTATCTATCAAAATTATGCTCACGATCCCCAATAAAAATATTAGAATAGATGCTATGAGCATATCTTCAGAATTTAATGATGGAAAAAACAAGTCCTCCGAAAATGAAATATTATCAGGATGTGAATCCCCTTTGTAAACCTTCTTCTTCCAAGGCCAAACCTTATTTAAAAAACCAATCATAAAACCTGTTAAAACCGATAGTGTAATATCTCTATACGATTTAAACATCCAAGATAAAATTTTAGAAAATATCAACAGACCAACTGCGCATCCAGTCCAAAAAACTACCAATTTACTCCCTGATGAAAATATTAATTCCATGTTAAAAGTGTATATGCCTTCCCTCAAAAAATTTACTGTGTTTATTATATTTTCATAAGAACCTAGTAGCAACAGTATAAAAGCACCTGAAATTCCTGGTAATATCATGGCTATTATAGCTATAAAACCCGATAAAAAAAGAAAAGAATAAGTGTCAGGAATACTTGTAGGAGAAACCCTAGTTATGTAATACGCCAATAAAGCACCGACTAAAAGACACAGAATAACACTAAATGAAATCTTATCTATTTCCTTTAGTATTATTACTATAGATGACAGTATTAGACCAAAGAAAAATGACCAAAGTAAGATAGGATACGCCTCCGAGAGATATGCTATTAGTTTAGACAAACTCATAACACTTATGCCTATCCCTAGAAATACACAAAAAAGGAAATTACCATTTATGTACTTCCACAGAGATGATAGATCTCCTTTTAGGACAAACTTGACAGCGGTTATGTTAATGTTTTTGATAGAACTTATAAATTCCTCATAAATTCCAGAGATAAAAGCTATAGTGCCTCCTGACACACCAGGCACTATATCGGCAGCGCCCATAAACATACCCTTTAAAACTATAGTAATATAATCTGTAATCTTTCTATTCATTCCTAATCTATTGTGAGGATAATGCACAAAATTAATATTTTAAAAAATTATAACTGTAGGATTATCATTGTTTTGTTAGGACCAACAAAATATAAATTATATGATAACCTGAACTCTATAAATTTCTAGATAATTCTTTTAGAAGAAAAGCCAAAAAAAATGATTGAGAATCACATGTACAGTTTTTAACCCAGATTATTCATGGTTATATTTCAATATTTTATATGAGCTATTAATTTTAAAGGGGTTTAACCAAATCTAGACTACTTTATATATTGCCCAAAAATGAGAAAAAAAATACATTGTTTATAAACTTGAGTTAGGTGGATATTTCCTTAGAAATACTCGATAAAAACGATATTTTTAACCTGAAAAATTCATATGACTATAAATAATCCGGGTTAAGTTTGTATGTTTGTGTTCTTTAGGGTTTTCTGAAAAAGGAAAAATAAATATTATTACAATAACATTAACAAAAGAAATATGAATATGAACTTAATTTTTAACAGATTCCTTTTAGGAGTGTTTTTTATCGCCGCATTGTATTCTTGCAACAAAAAACCGAAAATAATAGACAATCGTAATAACGACAACTCTGTTACTAGTTTCAAATTAGAGGTGTCTCAAAACATTGGAAAAATAGGCAGATCTGATATAGAAGCGCAAATAGTAAACTCCCTGGGATCATCGATTTATCTAATCTTATTACCTAGTGGCGCTGTTCTACCATCTGATTTTATGGATAATGCCATTAAAGCTAGTTCTGCTGCTGCTGTTTCTAATCCACCTACCCTTCCTAGTATTCCTTCTATAACTAAAGAAAAAGTACTTGAGATTCTAGCCACTAAGACTTTTACTCCTACAATTGTTACTTCATCACCTAAATCTAAGATATCTCCTGATGCTGAAGAACCTCAAGCTCTATCTAAAATTGTTTTAGCAAAAGGGGAAGGTAATTTTCCTGATTTTGAACAATCTGGTGTAGAATATACAGTTACAGCTGAAAGCGAAGATATTAATATGTTTAGAGTTATTGCTCTACCTGCTTTTAATATTGTTAAGCCTTTTGAAACTAAAATCTCTGCTTCTGCTAATAGTAACGTTATTGAAAATACTGTCCCTGGTGGTATCCCTGGTGGTATCCCTGGTGGCATCCCTGGTGGCATCCCTGGTGGCATCCCTGGTGGTATCCCTGGTGGTATCCCTGGTGGTATCCCTGGTGGTATCCCTGGTGTTGTCCCTGGTGCTGTCCCTGGTGCTGTCCCTAATAATCCTGCTACTCCGAATATAGATGTTTTTTCAACAAGTGTTGATAATCTTGAAGAGATTATACAATTCGGCTCTTTGACTAATGCAAGTCTGAAAACTGATGTTGGCGAATCTGTGACTTTAAACGGTATAAGTATAGCTACTATAAGTCCTATATTTTTCCCAATATCTACTATAAGTCCTATATCTTTCCTAGGTGTAACAATTACTGATTTCCCGACTAGTGCTACTTTCACAAAGAAAGGAAGTAGTGGAGATGAAGCTCGCACTTATGAGGCAGATCTTCCAATTACTTATACTATAAGTTCAAAAAAGTTCACAAGAACGTATAAAGCAATTATATATAAAAAAAAGCTAATTAAATAGTTTAGCTATTTTATATTCCTGATTATTGGGCATTCTTTTATTTAAAGAATCTTTTAATCTAAAACAAGAAGCTATCTCAAACCCGAGGTAGCTTTTTTTTGTTTAAAAGTGTAGTTTTTTACCTGTTAGTTTATTTCACTAACTGATTGATAATCAAATAGCATGAATACAAATTTCAGGAACTACAACCAACGACAAAATTGGTTTTTCCACATAGTATCGAAGAATTGATTCTTACAGATCATCCTGTGCGAGTTGTCAATCATGTGATTGAACAACTAAACCTCAATTTATTGATTTCTTCAGTACAGTAAAGAAGGTAAACCAAGCTACCACCCTAAGATGATGCTCAAAGTGATGGTATGCCTACATAGATAACACCTATTCTTCAAGAAAGATTAAAAATCTACATACGTAGTGTTTAAGTTTGTATCTTTGAATTCCTCAGAAAACCCTGAGGAAGGAATAATAAATATATTACAATATCATTAACAAAATAAATATGAACTTAAATTTTAACAGATTCATTTTAGGAATGTTTTTTATCGCTGCAGTGTATTCTTGCAACAAGAAACCTAAAAAAATTGACAAACGTAACAAAGACAACTCTATTACTAGTTTCAAATTAGAGGTATCTCAAAACATTGGAAAAATAGGCAGATCTGATGTAGAAGCGCAGATAGTAAACTCCCCTATGGGATCATCGATTTATCTAATCTTATTACCTAGTGGCGCTGCTCTACCATCTGATTTTATGGCTAATGCCACTAAGGCTAATTCTGCTGCTGCTGCTGTTACTGTTACCCCTACACCTACTACTACACCTGTACCTACCCTTCCTACTATTCCTACTATAAGTAAAGAAAAAGTACTTGAGACTCTAGCTACTAAGACTTTTACTCCTACAATTGTTATTTCACCTAAATCTAAGATAGCTCCTAATACTGGAGTGCCTCAAGCTCTATCTAAAATTGTTTTAGTAAAAGGGGAAAATAATTTTCCTAATCTTGAACAATCTGGTGTAGAATACACAGTTACAGCTGAAAGCGAAGATATTGATACGTTTAGAGTTATTGCTCTACCTGCTTTTAATATTGTTAAGCCTTTTGAAACTAAAATTTCTGTTTCTGCTAACAGTACTACTATTGATAACACTACTCCAAGTATTCCTTCAACTACTTCTTCAAGTAGTTCTTCAAGCACTCTTACAAGTACTCCTCAAAGTCTTCCTACAACTACTATTGTAAATGGACATGTTATTTCAAAAGAAGTAGATAATCTTAGCGAAACTATAAAGTTTGGTTCTTTGGAAGAAGCTGTTTTAAAAAATAGTGTTGGCCAATCTGTGACTTTAAATGGTATAAGTATAGCTACTATGAGTACTATATCTTTTCCAGGTGTAACAATTAGTAAATTTCCAACTAGTGCTACTTTCAAAAAGAAAGGAAGTAGTGGAGATGAAGTTCGCACTTATGAGGCAGATCTTCGAATTACTTATACTATAAGTTCAAAAAAGTTCACAAGAACTTATAAAGCAATTATATATAAAAAAAACTAATTAAATAGTTGAATTATTTTATATTCCTAATTATTTGTCATTCTTTTATTTAAAAAATCTTTTAATCTAAAAACAAGAGCTGTCTCGGTTTTGAGACAGCTTTTTTTGTTATACCATTTTAATAGAATATTTTTTAATAAGTGCTTAGAAAAATATTACTCCAATAATCAATTAGAAAATAATATTAATCTAATTCAAGGTTTGAAAGAAAAAAAACTCATGTAAATAATATTTATTTTAGCCGTGGCTTTTTTGTAAACAAACATGAAGAAAAAAAGAAATATAAAGACCTTATTTAAGCTTATAAAATTTGCAAAAAAGTATAAGAAATATTATTACTCAGCTATCTTTATAGCTATTTTACTCTCCATTGTTGGAACTATAAGACCTGTTCTAATAAAGATCTCAGTAGACAATTATATAGTACCCAAACAATTTGAAGGATTTGTATTTTTTATTTGCATCATATTATTCGTTTTACTCATAGAGGTAATATTTCAGTTTTGTTTTGTCTATTTAGCTGGTTGGCTAGCTAATACCATAGTTAAAGATTTAAGGGATATGGTTTTTAAACACATCCTTTATATGAGAGTGGTTTATTTCAATAAGACGAAAATAGGCACTTTAATAACAAGAGTCGTATCAGATATAAATACTATTGCCAATATCTTTGAACAAGGCTTGTTGTTGATATTTGGAGATGTCTTTAAATTATCAGTGATAACCATAATAATGTTATACGTAAACTACAAATTAGCATTATTAGTTTTTATGGTTTTCCCCATAATGTTGTGGGCTACTAAAATTTTTCAATCTTCTATAAAAACTGCGTTTAACGATGTTAGAGATGAGCTGACAAAACTCAATATATTCATACAAGAACGAATAGTAGGCATGAAGATAGTTCAACTGTTTAATAGGGAAAATTACGAGTATGAAAAATTTAAAGAGATAAATAATAACTATAAACAAGCCAACATAAGGACAATATTATATTTCTCTATATTTTTCCCCGTGGTCGAGATTCTGTCCTCTTTAGCTCTTTTATTAGTAGTTTGGTACGGAGGTTATCAAATTGTCTTTTATGAAGATATGACCTTGGGAGATATATTTGCCTTTATAGTACTCATAAATATGTTATTTAGACCATTGCGTCAGATGGCAGATAAATTCAATACACTTCAAATGGGCATTATAGCAGCCGAAAGAGTATTTGTCTTATTAAATAACGATGATAGAGAAATTACAGATAAAGATTCTATCTCTTTAAAAAGAATAGATGGAAATATAATTTTTGATGATGTACACTTTTCATATTCAGACAATAACCCTGTATTAAAGGGAATTTCTTTTGGGGTTAAGGCCGGCCAAACAGTTGCTATAGTAGGAACTACTGGCGCTGGAAAATCTACTATTATCAATTTGGTAAATCGCTTTTACGATATATCTAGAGGAAGTATAACAATAGATGGAATCTCAATAAAGAAAATAAGAAATTTACGCAATCACATAGGTCTAGTTTCACAAGATGTATTTCTATTTTCAGAGAGTATTTTATACAATGTAACTCTAAATCAAAAGTCTATTAGTAGAGAATGTGTAATAGAAGGAGCTAAGGAAATAGGTATTCACGATTTTATAATGACCTTGCCAGGAAATTACGACTATAACATAAAAGAGAGAGGAGGTGTTTTATCTGTAGGCCAAAGGCAATTGATTTCTTTCTTAAGGGTATATGTGACTAATCCATCTATATTAATTTTAGATGAAGCTACTTCTTCTGTAGACAGTTATTCGGAGATGTTAATACAAAAAGCTATAAATAAAATAATAGAGGGGAGAACTTCTATAGTAATAGCTCATAGATTAGCCACAATACAAAAAGCAGATAAAATACTGGTAGTGGAAAAAGGAAAGTTAGTCGAGCAAGGGGATCATTCACAACTCTTAAAAATAGAAAACGGATACTACAAACGACTATATCAAACTCAGTTTAAAGACCGTGAAAGAGAAAAAACTAAATCTTAACACAAATCTTAAAAAAATAGTATTACCTAATAGACTGGATATACTTTTTAACATAGATAAATGTACTGTTGAACAACAGACTTTTAGATAATAGAAAAAAACTTTTCCTCGTATCCTTAAATAGTAATAACAATAAATAATTAGATGTGAAATAAGAAATCAATGTGCTCCAAGCAGCCCCTTCTATTCCAATTCTGGGTATCAATAAGTAATTCAAAATAATGTTGAAAATAGATGATATAATTATTTTAATCATATCTATAATTTGTAATCCCTCATTTACTATATATCCACTATTGGCTACGCCTAAAAATAAGAATACTATAGACCATATATATATATTTAAAGCCTCCGATGCTTGGCTGTATTGCATTCCAAACATAAATTCTATGATCCAACTGCTAATGAAAAACATGGGTATGATAATGATCAAAGATATCCAAATCATTAAATCATAGAATTTTTGCAATCTGCTATAATAGATTTTTTCTCCTAATTTTTTAGATTTTACAATAGCAGGAAAAACAGAATAAGATATGAATATAGGAATGAAGTTCCACGCTTCGGCAAACATCACTGATACAGAGTAATACCCAGCTTCACTGTTGCCTAACATTATCTTGATCATAACCTGATCTATCCTCATATATATTATAGTAGCTATGGAAGATATAATAAGAGGCCAACTCTCCTTGAGGAGATATATGGCTTGTTTAAAATTGAAAAACCACTTGAGAATAGATAGCTTACTATATCCATATATAAAAACTAAACCAAGTGCTAGTATGATATTTTCAAATACAAGAGCCCAAGCAAAGAATATAAGAGATACATTGCCAAGTATAAATAAAGTCTGTAAAATTAAAGTAGTCAATAAGCCCAGGAGATCTACACATACTACGAGTTTATCGCTAATCTTGCTCTGAAAATAAAATCTTATAACCCCAAAACTCTGAAAAATAGTAATTAAAGACATTACAAATACGAGTATGTTTTCATCGTATTTATCACCCTCCAAGGAATTAATTATAGAGTAGACTACAGTAATAACTAAAATAGCACAGGCTAACTTTAAAAAGAATGCAGTGCCTAATAAAACGTCTCTTTTATTTTTTTGTTTTACTAATTCTTTGACAACTATTCTGTCTAGCCCCAAGTATGTAAAGGAAGTTATAAAAGCTGTAAAACCACTGGCGTAACTCAACAAACCCATCTTTTCGGGACCTAAACTCCTCGCCAAAAAAATATTAAACACACCTATTGAAAATATACGCAATGCTTTTCCTAAAAGGAGCCAAGAGATATTTTTAAAATACTTTATAAAACTTATGTGAGATTTAAGCTCATCTATTTTTAGCCTTATCTGTCTAAATACCACTTGTACATCTCTTTTATTCCATCTTCCAAACTGGTTTTATATTTCCAGCCCCATTCATCTAATCTACTAGTATCTGTTAACTTCCTCAACGTGCCATCAGGTTTTTTATCATCAAAGACTACAGATCCCTCAAACCCCACAATTCTCTTTATAAGTACAGATAATTCATATATGCTTACCTCTTTACCAGTTCCTATATTTATATGAGTATTCTTTATTTGTTTATCCTCGGGGTCGAATAAATCTGAAAAATTTTTGTTTTCCATAATAAATATACAAGCATCAGCCATATCTTGAGAAGATAAAAAATCCCTTTTAGGTTTTCCCGTTCCCCATACTTGAACACTTTCTTTATTAATGCCAAATTTTGATAGATAATCTCTTATCTCCTTATTATTGAGCCCTGTTTTTATGTCATCTATTATTTCTTGATATTTATTCTCAGATAATAACTTTGCCAAGTGAAACTTACGCAATAGAGCAGATAATACATGTGAACCGTCTAAATCGAAATTATCATTTTTTCCATATAAATTAGTTGGCATAACGCAGATATAATTAGTATTATGCTGAATATTATAACTTTCACACATCTTAATACCTGCTATTTTTGCTATCGCATATGGTTCATTTGTATATTCCAGATCTGAAGTGAGTAAATAATTCTCTTTCATAGGTTGAGAAGACTCTTTAGGATATACACAAGTGCTTCCTAAAAACATTAGCTTTTTTACTTGGTTTAAATAACTATTATGAATGACATTAGTCTGTATCATAATATTATCGTAGATAAATGAGGCCCTCAATTTATTATTAGCCATAACTCCACCCACTTTGGCAGCTGTTAAAAAGACATAATCAGGTTTTTCTAAATGAAAAAAATCTTCAGTAGCTTTTTGATTTCTCAGATCTAATTCTTTGGATGTTCTAGTTAATATATTTTTATATCCGCGTGATTTCAATTTATCAACTATAGCAGAACCAGCTAATCCCCTATGGCCAGCTACGTATATTTTACTGTCTTTTTCCATAAAAAAACCTTTATTCTTTCGCACCGTAATCATCATTTTCTAAATCGTACTTAACCATGGAAGATACCAATTGTTCGAAGGATATTTTTCTCTTCCAGCCCAATTCTCTTTCAGCCTTTGAAGAATCCCCCAAAAGGATCTCTACTTCAGAGGGCCTGAAGTATTTCTCATCGACTAAAACTAATTCTCTTCCAGTCTTGATGTCTATCCCCTTTTCATCGACCCCCTCTCCTACCCACTCTATATCTATTCCAACTTCTTTAAAAGATAATTCTACAAACTCCCT is a genomic window containing:
- the hpf gene encoding ribosome hibernation-promoting factor, HPF/YfiA family; its protein translation is MKIQVQSVNFNSEEKLITFLNKKVKKLELFYDKIVSTDVYLKLGNSKDKGNKIVEMKVYVPKNNFVVKKSCRSFEEAIDSAVDSLSRLLKRYNQSKMKSGRNGTNPLLEVEESV
- a CDS encoding tyrosine-type recombinase/integrase; translated protein: MHKEEFLRYLSVDKKYSSHTISAYSRDIDDFVIFVVGESDHMDFLKVDRDVFRAWIAFMFESGLSNRSINRKLISLRSFYRYLLKEDYINDNPLKQITPLKANKKIYPSFSISEMDSLWGREIFTDDFQGVRDSLILELLYFTGIRLSELIELKIKDIDLMLSQIKVLGKGNKERIIPICENFKRVISKYISLREGFLNDSKSEMFFITDSKKKVYSTFVYKKVNLYLSQVSSKEKRSPHMLRHTFATHLLDNGADINEIKELLGHSSLASTQHYIHQSIKKIKHSYNSAHPRAKKNR
- a CDS encoding shikimate dehydrogenase family protein — encoded protein: MRREYGLIGKDISHSFSKGYFTEKFKRENISDAVYHNIDISEIDGFKNIFIEFPNIKGLNVTIPYKEKIITLLEDLDLSAREVRAVNTIKVFDKNRTVGYNTDIIGFEQSLIPLLKKFHNRALILGTGGASKAVVFVLKKIGIDFVMASRNPIDKGQISYSDIDENIMRECKLIVNTTPLGTYPIIDVAPDIPYHYLTKDHFLFDLIYNPDKTLFLQRGMKSQSTCSNGFRMLCLQAEESWKIWNE
- a CDS encoding DUF368 domain-containing protein → MNRKITDYITIVLKGMFMGAADIVPGVSGGTIAFISGIYEEFISSIKNINITAVKFVLKGDLSSLWKYINGNFLFCVFLGIGISVMSLSKLIAYLSEAYPILLWSFFFGLILSSIVIILKEIDKISFSVILCLLVGALLAYYITRVSPTSIPDTYSFLFLSGFIAIIAMILPGISGAFILLLLGSYENIINTVNFLREGIYTFNMELIFSSGSKLVVFWTGCAVGLLIFSKILSWMFKSYRDITLSVLTGFMIGFLNKVWPWKKKVYKGDSHPDNISFSEDLFFPSLNSEDMLIASILIFLLGIVSIILIDRYAKKQNFKPSK
- a CDS encoding ABC transporter ATP-binding protein; translation: MKKKRNIKTLFKLIKFAKKYKKYYYSAIFIAILLSIVGTIRPVLIKISVDNYIVPKQFEGFVFFICIILFVLLIEVIFQFCFVYLAGWLANTIVKDLRDMVFKHILYMRVVYFNKTKIGTLITRVVSDINTIANIFEQGLLLIFGDVFKLSVITIIMLYVNYKLALLVFMVFPIMLWATKIFQSSIKTAFNDVRDELTKLNIFIQERIVGMKIVQLFNRENYEYEKFKEINNNYKQANIRTILYFSIFFPVVEILSSLALLLVVWYGGYQIVFYEDMTLGDIFAFIVLINMLFRPLRQMADKFNTLQMGIIAAERVFVLLNNDDREITDKDSISLKRIDGNIIFDDVHFSYSDNNPVLKGISFGVKAGQTVAIVGTTGAGKSTIINLVNRFYDISRGSITIDGISIKKIRNLRNHIGLVSQDVFLFSESILYNVTLNQKSISRECVIEGAKEIGIHDFIMTLPGNYDYNIKERGGVLSVGQRQLISFLRVYVTNPSILILDEATSSVDSYSEMLIQKAINKIIEGRTSIVIAHRLATIQKADKILVVEKGKLVEQGDHSQLLKIENGYYKRLYQTQFKDREREKTKS
- a CDS encoding flippase translates to MVFRQIRLKIDELKSHISFIKYFKNISWLLLGKALRIFSIGVFNIFLARSLGPEKMGLLSYASGFTAFITSFTYLGLDRIVVKELVKQKNKRDVLLGTAFFLKLACAILVITVVYSIINSLEGDKYDENILVFVMSLITIFQSFGVIRFYFQSKISDKLVVCVDLLGLLTTLILQTLFILGNVSLIFFAWALVFENIILALGLVFIYGYSKLSILKWFFNFKQAIYLLKESWPLIISSIATIIYMRIDQVMIKIMLGNSEAGYYSVSVMFAEAWNFIPIFISYSVFPAIVKSKKLGEKIYYSRLQKFYDLMIWISLIIIIPMFFISSWIIEFMFGMQYSQASEALNIYIWSIVFLFLGVANSGYIVNEGLQIIDMIKIIISSIFNIILNYLLIPRIGIEGAAWSTLISYFTSNYLLLLLFKDTRKSFFLLSKSLLFNSTFIYVKKYIQSIR
- a CDS encoding GDP-L-fucose synthase family protein; the encoded protein is MEKDSKIYVAGHRGLAGSAIVDKLKSRGYKNILTRTSKELDLRNQKATEDFFHLEKPDYVFLTAAKVGGVMANNKLRASFIYDNIMIQTNVIHNSYLNQVKKLMFLGSTCVYPKESSQPMKENYLLTSDLEYTNEPYAIAKIAGIKMCESYNIQHNTNYICVMPTNLYGKNDNFDLDGSHVLSALLRKFHLAKLLSENKYQEIIDDIKTGLNNKEIRDYLSKFGINKESVQVWGTGKPKRDFLSSQDMADACIFIMENKNFSDLFDPEDKQIKNTHINIGTGKEVSIYELSVLIKRIVGFEGSVVFDDKKPDGTLRKLTDTSRLDEWGWKYKTSLEDGIKEMYKWYLDR